In the Brettanomyces bruxellensis chromosome 3, complete sequence genome, GAGGCTACTAAATAACTGccaaaaaatacaaaacatTATGATGGGTATGATTGGCTCCCATATAGCGCATATAGTGCATCTAAAAACTTCGCACACCGCCTTGCTTTACATCTACAAAATCCTCACTCAACGTGATCGAAGGCATTCAAACATGTGCACATCATactttcctctttttacCATTTCTACTTTTTAggctttcttctttatctcCTTCACCTTATATTTTAATACCAAAATTTTATGTAAAGTAATCGGCTTCGCACTTAGTTTTTAAATCAACCGACTGTATTAGTGTATCTCTCatattttatcattttaGGTTAGTGTATACataattttattgattGATCATTAGCGTTACTCAGAATTTTCAGGAGAGACCTTTCGATGAGTGGGCAGTTTCAGGCCAAATTATAAAGATGTACAGTACaataaaaagggaaaagagTAAATTAACTGATGCATAAATATCCATTCATTCATGatttaaaaatttatgTGCGAACTTGTATACATTTATTGcatttgtttgtttatAGTCTTGCTATTAGAACTTTATGGAGGATGATTTTGACTATGtataaacaaaattcaCTTTATAATAAAAACCGTCGTAGTTAATGctatttaatatttttcgaACTAGCAGTTGGACATATTAATCACCCCGTTTTCCCTAATAGGTCCTCTTTTTCCAGTCTTGAAAATACTAGGTAGCCATATCAGGTAGCCATATCATAACAAGTCTCACATCAATCTACATAACAGGAATACAGATGGAATATGAAATTCGTACTGCTTGGGCACTTAAAAGGCACCTTGTGgcaaagatattattctgtTCAATATATCCACAATTTAAGGAGCATTGATATAATACAGTATTTGACAGTCGTGTCCATATAAACTACTCTACTTTGCACTATACCAACAATACCTTCCTCAAAGGGATTAAATGTATTCAAGAATGCGCACATCCCCTTTTTATTAGTGTTTTGTgctctttatcttttttaattttatccttttcatttctttagccttaaaaacactcaataTACTAGTTAGAGGGAAATTTCATAATCAACCTAAATAATACGATTgaattataatatttaaCCGTGAGGGGCTGTTATCaattgaataaaaattatttgcGATTTCCTGATTCTTTGTTGCATCATAACCGCCAAAAGAAATGCTATTCATGACTAGCTTAAAAGTGTATAATTTACAACCCAAGGATGCATAGGAAAACAAAAGTATACGTGGTTGTGGTTTCTTGAAGTAACGATCTCTCCAAtcccaaaagaaaaacaatcAAATTTTACAAAATGACTCGGGTAGCCTAATTTAAcggaaaatttttttttcaccaaaaaTTTACCGCTCAACTTAATTTGGTTTTTCAACTAGAGGAGAAACTTACCTGatcaatctttttttcctacATATACCCTCTTCAGGAGCATTTAAAAGCAACCAAGACATTTTTCAGTAATTATTGGATACGAACAGATCGTAATGAGCTCTATCGATAAAACATCCGAGATAACCAAGTCCTTTGATACCATTTTGGTCTTGGACTTTGGATCACAATATTCCCATCTTATTGTTAGAAGGTTAAGAGAAATTCATGTCTACGCTGAAATGCTTCCATGTACTCAGAAGATAAGTACTTTGAAGTTTAAACCGATTGgtattattttatctggTGGCCCATACTCAGTTTATGAAGACGATGCCCCTCATGTCGACCCATCGATTTTTGATCTTAACGTTCCAATCCTTGGAATCTGCTATGGTATGCAAGAGATTGCATGGCTCAACAACAAGTCAGTTAGCAGGggaacaaaaagagaatatgGACCTGCAAATATTAATGTTTTGGACAGCTCTTGCCCTCTTTTTAAGGGAACAGATAACTCTAAAGTTTGGATGTCACATCACGACAAGTTAACTAAGCTCCCAGACGGGTTCAAGACTGTGGCAAACACAGACAACACACCATTTGCTGGAATCAGCCATGTCTCGAAACCTATATATGGTATTCAATTTCACCCAGAGGTCACACACACCGTTCAGGGTAAAAGATTACTCAAAAACTTTGCAGTGAATATATGTAAGGCTCCACAAAACTGGACTATGGAGAACTTTATCCAGACTGCTGTTAAAAGAATTAGAGATACAGTCGGACCTACAGCCGAGGCTATTGGAGCTGTCTCTGGTGGCGTTGATTCGTCTGTTGCATCTAGACTTATGAAAGAGGCAATAGGTAACAGGTTTCACGCTATTTTTGTGGACAATGGCTTGATGAGAAAAAACGAAGCTGAAAATGTGAAGCATGCATTGGATGAAGGATTGGGAATAAATTtagttgttgttgatgcagGGAAAGAATTTTTAGGCAATCTCAAGGGTGTCACTGACcctgagaagaagaggaaggtAATCGGACATACTTTCATACATGTTTTTGAACGAGTTGCTAATCAAATCAAACCGAAGGATGGATCTCAGATCAAGTACTTACTTCAGGGCACATTATATCCTGATGTTATCGAGAGCGTTTCATTTAAGGGCCCGTCTCAAACTATCAAATCCCATCATAATGTGGGAGGATTGATTGACAACATGAAGCTAAGCTTGATCGAACCTTTGAGGGAACTttttaaagatgaagttCGCCATCTTGGTGAACTTTTGGATATACCTGAAGACCTTGTCTGGAGGCATCCATTCCCAGGTCCGGGTCTTGGAATACGTGTGTTGGGCGAGGTCACCCCAAAACAAGTAGAGATTGCAAGAGAAGCAGATGATGTGTTTATTACCGAAATTAAGAAGGCTGGTCTTTACAGAAAGATATCTCAAGCGTTTGCATGCTTACTTCCTATTAGATCTGTTGGTGTGATGGGTGATCAAAGAATGTATGAACAAGTTATTGCCTTAAGAGCCATTGAAACTGTCGATTTCATGACGGCCGATTGGTTTGTTTTTCCTGCGGATTTCTTGAAGAGAGTTGCATCTAGAATTGTGAACGAGGTTAATGGTGTTTCAAGAGTTACATATGATATCACTTCTAAGCCTCCTGCTACCGTTGAGTGGGAATGAgctctttattttaatttatctGTGGGACACAGGTGTAAAAATTCACTCACAATTTAAAGTGtgtttaatatttttcattcgtAATATAAAAAACCTAGATTCTGTACGCAAATTTAAAGTATAAGACAAGATAAGATAGTGCTGACAAAAAATTCACTTTTTCTGTCGAAGTACTGTTGATATTATGTAAGATCCATCATGGCTTACAGTACAAAAAAACTCTTCggcttttcctttttcacctttgaAGTAATTCTCATTACCTATAACTGGCTTCCCATTGACATCATGAGACTTCCACCACTGAGCCATAGAAAAAGTCACTTGATCTTGATGATCTAGGCATTTATATATTGCTTCCTTCACACACCATGCTCCCGCAATTATCTCCGAGCATGAATCAATATCATTCTTATCCATATACATCTTGAATACCGGAAGTTCgtactttttatttaagaTTTTCTGACATAATCGTCTTGTTTTAAACTCTGCAAGAGATCCATTCCTTAGaagtatatttttgaatCTTCCTAATAAATGAATATCAGTCCCAATCGAGATTACTTTAGACATTATCAAAAACGAAAGTGTTTCGAGCTGAAAAGTTTAAGTATTCAAATCATTTTCTGCCCGGATTTAATATACAAATCATTTCCTAAACATTTTTAGGGCTGAATGAATAGAATGGCGAATTTGAAAACGGTTGGCGATGGGAGAAATTTGTgtataaaagaaaaagaaaaaaaagttagTACTTATGAATGAATGATTACTGTTTATTAACTTATATCTATAATTATACATTAATGCTCACTTTCTGAATTCTGCCTCCGAATTAATTTGAAgctttttatcatttccaCCACTAATAATTCCTATGTCTTTCTCCCAACCAACGGCAAATACTTTTGTAGCTGGATCTTCAGATTCTCTAGTGATGGTATATATTGCGCTGTTAGTTCTTACATCCCAAACCTTGACTGTTCCATCATGTGATCCCGAAAGAATCATGTAATCATTATTTGATGGTACCTTCAAAGAGCAGACAAAATTCCTATGCCCGACTAATTTGGAGTTTGTAATTTTAGAAGATCTTGGGTCGTGCAAATTTATATGTCTTGCGGAGGAACCAGTGGCAAGTAAATGCAAATTTGGTAAAGCGGTAACAGATAGTAATGGATGATTCGTTCTTCTAGTGTCTACACATTTAGCCGTCACAAAGTCCCAAGTTTTAACGGTGTGATCCTGGGAAACGGAATATCCAACTGTATCATCGTTCGTATCAAAAATTACATCTTCGACAGGCCTCACATGCGATTCAAGTACAGCTAAAGgactttttcttttaattgtCGAGTCTCCCACCGCCAACTTTAACCTTTTCCTAGAAGCCGAAGACATATTTCCCTTCCTAGAGTCCAAATCTTCTAATGGATTAGAAGTAGACATTTGCTTTGGCTTTGTTGACCAGATTGCTAATGTATTGTCATACGATCCAGATATAATTCTCGACGAAGACAAATTCACGGccaatgatgaaatagacGATTTATGATAACTCAAAAGCGCAATAGTCTTTCCATTTTGTGTTTCCTTTCCGAGATCCTCTTCCCCCACAGTCCCAGCCTTCCAAAGGCGAACCTCTCTATCCATACCAGCGCTAACAAATTTTGTTGGACTGATGAACTTAACTGCCTTAACCGGCTGCCTATGTCCAGAGAGTTGGGTCTCAACCTTACCATGCAGATTGTAAATGCGAACAATACCATCGTAGGAGCCTGTCAAAATTTTTGGGGCCGTAACTACTTCACCATTGCCTCCATCTGTTGCCATCGTTCCCAATGCATCTATCGATGAAATCCAATCTTCATTACTGAAACTAGCCAAGAATCGAGGAGGTAATAAAGCTCTTGTATATTCAACTGTCATAAAAGCTTCGGATGAAAGACCATTTTGCAAAAGATAGTCATGCAAACTTCCTTTCAATATAGTACCAttaatgatgaaatcaAATGGAATTGGACTTTCTGTTTCAAGAAGATGATTCACAATTTCTGAAAGTCCAAACCGCTTCAAAGTGACGGGAACGAATAATGGGTTTGGACTTACATGAAGTGAGCTATCCTCTTCTCGAGtgataaattttattttcacttGACCTTTATTGCTCTCAAGACCATCAGACATTTTCATATATGATTCTTGTACAAAATGTATACAGAGTAATGTAAGTTTATAAAACTAAATAGCAAGGAAAGGCATGCAAGAGATCATTATTGTCGCTTCATGTGTCTGGGGAAAATAGAGatctgaaaatttttttgatgaaaacGTGTACGGATGTATACATAATTAAGtcgaaaattttttattatttcaaaTTCTCATAAGCTTAACTAAGCCTTGATTCACTAATGTGCTAAAATATTGAATTCTGAGTGTATATGGTCTTTGTataacatcatcaaatggAACATAACAATGTTGATCTTAAATTTACGtaacatatatatttgtttcttcttgttgGTAATGATTTATGCAAAAATGGGGTAGAATCCTTTTTATTCAACAGCAGATGAGACTAATTTCAATCCTCGTTCCCATCGTTTATCTTCAGCATAAATTAAATTCGCGAGAGTATTATTTATCAGGCGTAGGgatcttcttttatttacCATTTTTAGCATAATAACGCTAGAGAACAATGGAAAATTTAACTTCCAGCTGCAAAGttagggaaaaaaagaaaaaaagaaaaaaaaccaataaaattttattgACCCATTTCACCAGATATTTACTAACTTTCCAGgtatccttttcttttccttttgttCTAGGTCGTTGAAACCTTCTCTCACCTCACTAATAACGCTCTGGATATAAATCTGGATACATTCGTTGCTCTGTTGCAGAGAAATCTCCTTGGCGAGCTAACTCTGAAGActgttatttatttttaaggTATATTATTGcactatttatttaatttgaCTTCGTCATCATTCTGATACCTTTCCTTTCAATATGACTGTGCAGTTCCCTTTCGTTACAAGTGCTCCAGGAAAGGTTATAATTTTTGGGGAGCATTCAGCTGTCTATAATAGAGTAAGTATCTGAAATTTATATTCATTAAAATGTGGATGTAATATCATGAATTAAGCGCTTAACCATTTTATGCCACGTTAACATGCTAACATTTGCTTTAAATGAAATTAGCCAGCCATTGCTGCCGCATTATCTCTTCGTACATATTTATTAGTTAGCAAGGATGAGACAGAGTCGGATTATATCTGCCTTGAATTTCCTGACATTGATTTTCATTGCCATTGGAAGAAAAGTGACCTGCCCTTTCATATGGCGCCAAAGAGCGATACGCCACATGTGTTACCACCAAAGAATCTTGACCCAGAATTAATTAGTGATCTTGGTCCATTACTTTCGGCTATAGACTCTCCTCTTCATTATGGAGCTGCTTATGCATTCCTTTATCTTTTCGTTTCTTTATGCCCCAGAAGTACTCCTGGGGGTTTAACGTTCACTATGAGATCAACCCTTCCAATAGGGGCAGGTCTAGGTTCCTCTGCTTCTATGTCTGTTTGCCTTGCATCAGCATTTGGATATATTGGAGGCCATATTAAGGAGGCGACATTTTACCGGGATAGTAAAATAACAAACGATTCCGATGAATGCAACTTTATCGATAAATGGTCATTCATGGGGGAAAAATGCATTCATGGAAACCCAAGTGGGATTGATAACGCAGTCGCTTCACACGGCGGTGCAGTGATGTTTCAAAGAAGAGGTAACTCTCTCCCAAGTGTCAGAACAgcaatgagaaatttgcCACCGATGAATCTCCTTCTTACCAATACCAAAACTCCCAGAAGAACTGCGACATTAGTGGCAAACGTTTCTAAGCTTGTGGCAGACTATCCTAAGAGTACGGCTCATATATTAGATGCTATGGAAGATATAGCTAGAGAAGCATATAATCTGATGCTTAGACCATTTTTAAATGCCAATGGTAAGGATGAACTTTTAAAGTTAATTAGGATTAATCATGGGCTGCTTGTTTCACTTGGTGTTTCACATCCAAATTTGGAACgtattaaattaaattgtGACGAACTGCATGTTGGTGAGACAAAGCTTACCGGTGCTGGTGGAGGTGGTTGTGCTATTACGCTTTTGAGAGATGGCATTAAGCCAGAAGTTCTGACAGAATTGGAAAACAGACTCGAAAAACTAGGATTCGAAAGCTTTAAAGCGACGCTGGGCGGAAAAGGTGTTGGATTACTGACAACCAACGATTCTGCTCTTTTAAAAAACATGACGGTGAAgaattttattaatttcAAATCAAGAGACAATATTGAAGAATCCATTGGATGCACTTATGTGGGAGATTGGAGATATTGGTGATCTAGTTAGTACCCATGACCAGTTAAACAAATTGTAGAAGCAAAactcattttcttttgctaaTAATTGCTCTTACTTtaagaaatatttattaataataataacaaaTAACAATATTTAGTGcaatataaaaaaacaaCTATTAGCTGCGCAGCATCAGAATAATCTTAACTTGACTTGCactttttcaataaatataatgtgTGGTCTTTCCTTACAATTTTGGCGATAGCTGCTGTTCTTTAAGTAGCAGCCGAACAGCTCTATGAGCCATTCCAAGACCAGCTTGAAAGCCATGGCCAGAAGCTCCATAATTATGAATAAGAAGCTTTCCATCAATTCTTTGTACATCAATTCTTGTACCACCGTATCTACTTGGTCGTAAACCAGCAGAAACAGCCAAAATATCTAAGGGATGATCCAAAATTTCTGGCATCAACGTAGTAGTTCTTTTGATGATATCCTTGCTTTGTTCTAAAGTAGTGTCACCTGTCCAATTATCTTTCTGCAAAAAACCACCAAGAACCAATTGTCCATTTGAATGTGGCCTAGGAATAATGTATGTTGCATAATCTTCTCCCCATCGCATTCTATTCTCTTGAATGTGTGGTGCATGAACCACGAGGACTTGGCCTCTTGTAGGATAAACGTTAGAGTCTTTAACACCTGAAATGGAGAAAGAACCCAATCCTGTACAGTTAAACACGACTTTGGTTCTAGGCAAGTATGCCTGGGAAATATGtgtcaattttcttttgatgaATGTCACACCCTTAGATCTCAAATACTTTGCAATACTTTGAATGTAGAATGGACAGAAAAAATTCCAAGTGGTGTATTTAATTCCATATGCAACACCGGCAGGTAATTGAACATTAGGGAtaactttcaattttttcaaatacgaCTTCAAAGAATTGATCTTTTTATCACCTGGATAGACATCCCAGTATTCAGTAGTTTGTCGGTGATCAATACCTTTAGAAGCTCCtccaatattattttgCAAATCCTCAAGATGCGTGTAAGTGTATTTATCAAACTCCAAtgtatcatcatcatccggGGTGATACATGAAAAATTGCCACCTGCACGAGGTGAAGTATAATTTATAGAGCCATCACCCGGTAAGTGCTCTCCGATGACAGTAATGTGGTGAGGAGAAACTTTGGCTTCATTAATGAGACAGTATGCGGTGTAAAGACCAGTGATACCGGCCCCAAGGACAACATACTCATTTGATTGAGACATTATTAGTTGCTTTTTGCACTTAGTCTatacaaaatattttgtgtTAAAATGGATAACAAAGAGAATGAAATTACAAGACTAGCACATTTTGAAACTTCATGTTCTTTATATAATGCTCAATTACGGGTAAGCAAAATCCTTTTTCGTATTGTTAGTAAGAGATTTTGCCGACAAGGCAGTGTAATAAATGCGGATATTGAAACTTGAATTATAATAGTTCATcgttatataaaaaaaatttgatggTAGTTAGTTGTGGTGCCGGTAATCTGccaaaaattgaaagtttACTATTATAATTGTGTCCAATGTAGCGAAAAATAAGCATTATTAAGGTTATCACAATACACTTATTAATAATccagaaaaataaactaTAATTAATTTGGGCTCGATAAATTCACTTTTACACTTCTTACCTACTTTCCTTGGGTAAAGCACGttggaagagaaggaaaatggtggaaaagaaaattgattaatcaaaatatattgtaatattgcttttttctgtGTGTAGCATGTAACTGGAAAAATAACCTTCGTTTTCACTTGCAAGTTAATACGACAGGCCAcctcattttttccaaaactATCATTCATTTTAGAAGATCCAGTATGTAAATACAATCTAGGTTGGAAAAGCGCGCAAATGTATAATCCAACGAAACAGCAAATAATATACAGCTTCACAAGTGTTCATCGTGGGAGAGATCTATGGATTAGTGATGTCATATCaagtaataaatattataaaaCATGGTAAAAAAGAACGGAGGTATGTACAAGGGATACAGTATAGCtgtaatatatttgttgataaGTCGCGTATACAGGGCCTTGCTTTATGCCTCAGAAAAACTCACTCATAAGAATTGAATATTTTAAGCGTGCGCATTTCTACGTATGTATGTTTTTTATCTTTGcctctattttttatctttttcatttctttagTCTTAAAATAGTCAATGCACTTACTAGCCTATGAGCATTTCATAAAGTAAGCGGTGTCACACTTCAAGGTGATTAAAGAAATAttacaatattcaaaatagtTAGTAATAAGGAAAACATGTATTATAAAAACACTCTGCTGAATCCCAAACGATCATATCTAAGGCTTAGTAGTGTCTGTATACACgttattttcttgatctttGGCACCTGAATACATATTTAGAATATCCTTTgcatattttggaaaaacccattttctttcgtTCCAATTAATGTCAATCGGTTGCGGACAAACCTTTTTTAAAACTTTTGCCACTTTTTCACACTCCTTCCATACGCACAAAACATTCAGGCCCATAAACTTAGCGATATCGTTTTCCGAAGCACCTGTTACGTCCGAAACCTTTTTAACAAGATATGgatattttgaagtgttTTCAAGGCCAAACGGTCCTTTCTCCATACCATCGAAATCACCACACAGTCCTACATGATTCCAACCAATTCTTTTAACAATATAAATTACATGGTCCACAACATCGTTGATAGAAATATCACTGTGATCCGAATGACTCACAAATTCTGGACAAAAGTGACACATATGACAccatcattctttttaacCATATCTAGGATATCATCTCTAACATTTCTTTCATGATTTGTCAAGCTATACGCTGAGATATGAGTGAAGATAACAGGCGCTTTTGTAATTTCTAACACATCTACCATGGTTTTATGTGACACATGGCTGAGATCAACGAGCATCCCAAGCCGATTCATTTCGGCTATACATTGTTCACCGACTCTGCTTAACCCTTTATCTTTCCCACTAGCAGCCACAGTAGAAGCAACTGTTGTGAATGGATTATCTCAATTATGAGTTAGAGTGATATATCTGACACCCAGTTCGTAGTAAAGCCTTAAAACTCCAAACGACAAATCAATTTGATGCAATCCTTCAACACCCATGGTAACAGATATTTTTTACCTTTATTACTCGAAAATACGTTGGATGCTTCATCCGCACTCTTTACAAAACCCAAATAATCTGGATATTCATCGCATAATCTCTTTATTAAATCTATTTGTTCCATAGTATCTCAGACGACAGTCAACTGTTGATTAAAATCAtactctttctttccttcgTTACCACATTCAATCCAACAGCTAAAAAATTGGACGCCAACATGCCCTTCAAGGAGTTTGGTCAAGTCGGTTTGGGTATTAAAATGAGAATTGAAATTAAACTTTTCTCCCTGGTTGTGGAGCTTATAATGAAGTTTAACCCGGCAAGCATAGGGGAAATCATTATGACAGTCCACTATTGGGTATTTTTGGCATATATTCTCAAACTTTTCGTCAGTTGAATACATAATTAAGGAACCAAAAGTGAGGCTAACATTTTGTctaaaaaagagaaagccAAAACTGTATAAAGGTACAACACGAACACTTATAAGTCGCAAATTTATCGTTTATCAAGCCTTCACCTATTCCAAAAAATTCCTCTCTTTCTTACATTTCGGAAAATTTTCCTCTCGTGGAAAACGTATCGTATCGATTACTGATTCGGTAGATTATATGCCATCACatattattatcattaCTATGCATATTGTAATAGATGCATGTGCTTCCCAGTTCATTCACTGTATGAATTTGTATAGAGCCGATCCCCTTAAATCAACATATTCAATAAATTATGTGAATACATTATCTTCCCAAATTAAGTCTCCATCCAAATTGCTCTGTAACTCTAAACCAATCAACATAAAGGGCACCATCTTTATTAAGATCCCAAATCTTCTGGACCACTATCCATAGTTTCTGGTAGCTGCTTAAGTAGCCACAATGCTGTATCAACGATTCGAACATAAATGCCACCTCCTTCCTCTCTTTCGGTCTGCTTGATGTAGTTCCCAGTAGAAGCATTGGGAATGCAagactttttttcaacagcTTGCACtcaattattattttcatttcattacGTAATCTGTAGGCCAATATTGCCATCTCCGGAACAACAGGAGGTAACTTACGGATAACCTCCCGAAGATATATCTGCGCTGATAGTTGATAAACTTCAAACAATGTCAGATGATATTCAAGCTCTTCTGGAGAATAGAGAAACCTAAGGGAAGCTGAGTCCggttttgcattttttattctttcatCCAAATCAATCGATTTCGTCATCATTTTGCTCATAAAATCGTATTCATCACAATCTGGTAAGTCAAGGCTATGACTTAATGAACTTGATTCCACCAAGAGACTCACAGTTTCTCCaataagaagaatgatTGGCCTTATACAGCCCTGAAGTGGGTCATGCATCTTTGTGTTAGAAGAAAATAGCTCCCTATAATCATCTATTGGATAAAATGTACCGTTCTTATTTGACTGAGACGCAAGAACATCAAAATATGCAAAATTTTCAGCCATTAGAGCTCCCTCTGTCGAGCAGGAATTTAAAAGATACTTAAAATTTCCTGGCATTCTATTTATCATATTGAAACAACGGGTAAAATATTCAGACCATCTCACAGTATCACCATACGATATTTCCATACAAACTAATAGCATATAAC is a window encoding:
- a CDS encoding uncharacterized protein (MEROPS:MER0032370) translates to MGVEGLHQIDLSLTNHERNVRDDILDMVKKNDEFVSHSDHSDISINDVVDHVIYIVKRIGWNHVGLCGDFDGMEKGPFGLENTSKYPYLVKKVSDVTGASENDIAKFMGLNVLCVWKECEKVAKVLKKVCPQPIDINWNERKWVFPKYAKDILNMYSGAKDQENNVYTDTTKP
- the GUA1 gene encoding GMP synthase (glutamine-hydrolyzing) (MEROPS:MER0045886) — protein: MSSIDKTSEITKSFDTILVLDFGSQYSHLIVRRLREIHVYAEMLPCTQKISTLKFKPIGIILSGGPYSVYEDDAPHVDPSIFDLNVPILGICYGMQEIAWLNNKSVSRGTKREYGPANINVLDSSCPLFKGTDNSKVWMSHHDKLTKLPDGFKTVANTDNTPFAGISHVSKPIYGIQFHPEVTHTVQGKRLLKNFAVNICKAPQNWTMENFIQTAVKRIRDTVGPTAEAIGAVSGGVDSSVASRLMKEAIGNRFHAIFVDNGLMRKNEAENVKHALDEGLGINLVVVDAGKEFLGNLKGVTDPEKKRKVIGHTFIHVFERVANQIKPKDGSQIKYLLQGTLYPDVIESVSFKGPSQTIKSHHNVGGLIDNMKLSLIEPLRELFKDEVRHLGELLDIPEDLVWRHPFPGPGLGIRVLGEVTPKQVEIAREADDVFITEIKKAGLYRKISQAFACLLPIRSVGVMGDQRMYEQVIALRAIETVDFMTADWFVFPADFLKRVASRIVNEVNGVSRVTYDITSKPPATVEWE